The genomic stretch CCCAgcgcagcgtggtgattatgggcaaaccctcccgatctctagcagtggactgctataggctatttatgtatttctttcAGGAAGTACAATAActtcctaaaataaaataatggagcttttgtgacagtgatggtccggggaagtactatcaccatgcttatttctgctgcattgtcataatgctgtgttccgatctgaaggccatggttgccggtgttattacagactaaggcgaggcttaacacctacgctccaggttgatggacacagggcaacattttgcaggatgtgttccttgtatGACCTGGGAACTTTTGCTcagtttataggcaatggttttccaatAGAAATCCTTGGTTATGGGTGGCAATTGGGAATCAAAGTTGTGCTTATGTAAAACTAATCTTGTGTACAGTCTTTTCTCTTCCACAAAATACGTTAactttaataatagtttatctTTGAGCCCTTTATTCCTATTTTAGCAATCTAACGCGAATTTAACACACGCAGattaaattactaaattacaaaaaaagcagAATTAGCAACtgatcaaattaaaaaacagtGGCGAGAGGAAGTTGACAGCATAAAGCTGTCAGTCCCTGACGCGTCAAGCTAAGTCGGCCAGTTGAAGttagaagtatatttattaattcatattcCTTCTGCTTTCTTATCTTTTATGGTTTGTATATACTATGTGCACGTCAAGACTTGACATATCACATCACATAAGTGTCGAATTTTGAAGTTTGATATCATTCATCTTGATTTGTTTTGATTTCGTCTGATTTCGAATTTCCAttggaaataaatttaaaaatacgagAAGACGTAACGTTATAAAtgaaatacaatatataatagGAATACACAAATACTGGCTATTCGGTAaggtttttttgctttttttaacaCTTATTTAATACAGATTACAATTAGCGATTGCCGAATAATGTTGTGCAACCACATATTTATCAGTAATTGATAGTTTTAATTCCGATTTCATTTCTCtagatgtttaaaaataaaatgattaatttcaGTGATTAGTTAAATGTAATGTTAAGTTTAAACGCGGGTAACCCTCAAAGCACAACCTCTTGCATCCCTTCCGATTTATGAATAACGCTCATTcttgaataattattgtttataaaaacttttacgGTTAGTGGTTATGCGGTGAATACTAGTGCTCAGAATTTTagtaactattaaaaatattgttctttCATAAACTAGAACTAGATTATTtaggttacataaaaaatgttcaATTGAAATTATtgaacattttttatgtaacctaaataatatttactatataGTTGATCAATTTAATATgtgttcaattaaaattaaacctaaataaagaagtttataacatgataaaaaagttgaggcatcaaATACACATCAAAGTTATAACTAGAGACCATCAGAGAGTTCCTCtgattcaatttaataataatatatgactTCGCTTTTCTTCTGCATTCACATCACTTAAaccgattgatgtccactgctggacataggtcttttctatggagttccaaaatccagaGTGATGGCCTTGGCCACTTGTTTCCAGTGGTTCCCAAGAGCTCATATAATGTTAATCCACTTATTTTTGTGTAATCTGTATTAATTGTAAATGCATGCATATTGTATTGTTAACCAAACTGCTTTGAAAATTTGTTCCAGCTtccaaaacataattaaaaagataaaataaaaatgttgagcATACTGCACCTAAGTCGCTGCACGCACACATTGCGATCGGTACCAAGCAAGCTGCTGGCGTCCCACACAAGCACACACGGACAACTTGCCTCCAGACAACTCATCACATCTACACGATGTTGTAAGAGCAACGTTGCAATCAGGAGAGGGTATAAGGTGAGCTTAAATCCTAACTATCCCAACTAATGTTAGAATTGAGaaggtgtttgtttgttagttagtCCTTCTTCAACaccctaaataagcaaccaataaactatttttatcatAGCGTTACTTGATTGGCTTGAAGCGGACAATAGTTAGTAATATATAAAGTCCAAAATGGTACTAAATCTTGCTGTgcttgaattttgaaattaatcaaaaagttcATTTTGCCAGTTCATGTTGCTCTTCTTAAGGGCCTTTTGAAAAAACATTTCCACACccatttcttaataaacattttaacaaGCCAACCCTCATGTTGTGTTTATGCTCTACAACCCTCTGCTATGAAATGGTAGACCAGTGCCTAGCAGTGGGATATTGGGTAATGATAGTGATAAATATACAGCATGTATaggaggtacattatttactgtctctgaaacttatctgtgaaactgaaacactaatagtttttaaattaaccattgccataattttaatgaaagaaatgaGATCAGCCCCAACATCAcacgcaaaagtaaaatcaaatggCTCCTGTCACCTTATTAGGTGAGCGGCgtgtagtgtaggtactatgcacgtgtcggtattttatctttaatagggttgtcatgtCATTGTCATcatgaagcagtgatagcgcattgagctcgacttcactttcggggggcagagtttgaatcccagcatgaacctctaacttttctaagttataaaaatatcacttaagtgatttaagttattaaaatatcacaaattTCAATggtggtgaaggaaaacttcgtgaggaaacctgtatgcctcagagttctacataatgttctcaaaggtgtgtgaagtccaccaatccgcactgggccagcatggtggactacgcctttaaccccttctcattgtggaaggagacccgtgctctgtagtgggctggtaataggttgatgtgatgattatgatgaggtTTGTGTCATCAGTAAAAATGGtgaataagtttgtatggataaataaatatgaaattcgaaattcttttgatttaatatttttacagggtgacttcttataaataaataaataaaaaataaactactacaattcatacatcgccatctagcccaaaagtaagtgtagcttgtgttatgggtactaagatgactgatgaataattttatgaataatatacatagattcttaaaaatacagatacagagaacacccagacactgaaatacattcatgttcatgtgggaatcgaacccacggtcttgcccactgcgccaatcggccgtctaatgaAATTTCCTCATGCACTATGCAAAATGATATgaaaagggtgcataagtatctACAACAGTTGATACTTGTGCACACAACACACaactatttcgtaattccgttacacgttgaaTGCCAACAAAACTGAAAATGCTCTTTTTTCAGTTAAGCAACCTGTTGAAGTCAAATGGCATAATCGCACGGTTCTGCTCGTCGTCCCCACCACCCAAGACTTCGAAGGCAGTCGGTTACTGGTTGCTGGGCTGCAGTGGCATGGTGGTTGCTGCAGTGGTGCTAGGTATGGCCGCGGGGTATCTGGTTCTTATATATTCAATCTACTATATCATTGATATTGTACTTACCAGCACTAATGGAAGCAAATAACTGTTATATTATTACATCAGAGATAACTTATTTCTTATTATAGGAGATGCGCCGAATGTAGGTTCAACCCGAATACGAATGCTCAGTCGAACATTGGATCCTAAATATACGGAACCCAATGATTTTGCCGAATTATTTTCTGAAAAGAGTTGTTACTCAAAGTAGTGTTCTTAAAAATTgaactgtaatttataatttgtaacaaaaaaacaacagttgatttaaataaaattttattgaaattaatctTTTTATATTGTCAGTAAATAATTGGTAAGAAAGTAGTGTTTCTTTCATTTACAAAAAACTATGTACAACTTTCGGAACCAcactttttttagtaattagttcacattattgttttttagatattaagaatatttttttcaaccgAACCGAATATTCGGCCGAATACGAACATGAAAAAATATGCCGAATGTACTGAATACTCAATATTCGGCACATCTCTACTAATTATAGTTAGTTCGTGTTTGACTGGCTAGTTATGAACGTGTGACGCCGCGTCAGTGTTGTTGTGTCTTTTACCAAAGTCGTCAGCGTCAGAGCTAAGTTATACCCGTGAATTGactctattatttatttctacataaatttcatgaaaaggAATGCTGAGGATTAACTGTTAAAAACGTGGTTTGTCAGAATAGTGATAGCGAATAATTATATCTGTACAATttggttaaaatataattaataacatattataataaagacaATTGAAAACTTAAATTGTTTCAATTCaccatatgttttttttccaagacccattttaaagtaaattttatttgtacacactTATGGCAAGGTGAACATAAGGACAGAGTTTTAAATTCGTATTAAAACTGCTTTTCTTTTCTTGCCAAATTTACAGCAGTAAAGGCTGGTTTTATTATCTTACAAACGTTAACGTTAACTAAACCTAGGCACCGCTAACTCGAACGCGACTAATAATTTAGGCGATCTAATAACTTGGTGAACGgttaatgtatgcctaggaatctacTAAGATTAGGTGtcacttatttaggcattgtcttgttcgtcgttagtgaaaacgggcattaaagTATTTGCAGAAATTATTTGACCGTCCGATGCCTTGATggcttttttaaattcttttattgGCCTTGCCTTGTACATATTAAATGAAAGCACAGCAGAAAAGAGTTGGTTTTAAAGTTTGAAGTATTCAGCAGCAATTATCGGGTATAGTCGGCGGTCGTGCTGTCCTAAGGTTCCCAGTTTggcttttaaatacttttaatattattattatattaaggatcacatgtatgataaaaaagcttgggtatgaattgctctaagctctacattaactcgactgtgagatggtgataacaaaaaaaaacctggctaagtttgttgtgggctcttcttagatcagggcgcgtttggaaccctcctagctttagccTCCTACgttaacgaatacagttatcaccatcactaacattagtgtaacatgttaaatgtatgaacgcttcataagtgcctgtgataaagtGTACATGactaaacatttttgttttttttttatatttgccaAACCTGTATATACCAACCCCCCATAATTTCTTTCGAATACTGCTAATTCTAAAGCAAACTTTTTTGGTTTTTTCCGCTGTTCTTTTAGTTATCTTATACATATCAACCTAAAGTAAGGggttattcaaaaattcaaaattcatttatttgaagtaggcctagtttaggagcactttggaaacgttaAGTCAGTCAGTTTGTAAGTGACTCTTCTacgggttcggaaggcaaaaTCTACCAAGAAGATTCGgctagaaactcagcaaattgctcttttccaacatcatttaacagtttacaatctttataattttcttttttctttattctcaacttgtgagagatgagagcggagcctgcttccttGCCTTTCctgccttgtcgttaagaaatttatcaatcgtCTAGTAACTACGACTTAttaaacacattgtttaaacttacgcattggtaggtccagaattaccttggAAATCATATATGAAATAATTGTTGGTGGatcctttaattttttctttttggtaATTCATATTTCCTGataatttttgttactttacaaCGTTTTCCTTTAACAAGTAATTCGCTGTGTCCAGGTGGTGTAACTCGTCTAACAGAGTCAGGTTTGTCGATGGTGACTTGGAAACTCCTGGGGGAACAGCTCCCTAGAACAGAGGAAGAGTGGCAGACGGAGTTCGCGAGGTATAAGGAGTTTCCCGAGTataagtagtaagtatatcATATTCTATATGGTAGCTATTTATGAGCCTTATAATTTACTTacacacattatttacttacgtacagtAATTTACTGacctacattattttcttacgtatattttattatctatctataatcGGATTCCTGGGGATTTAGTTGATTCCTCGAGAAAAAAAATCAGCCTAATCGGTGTCGTCTGAAGTTAAGACACCGATTAGGCTGATTTTATAGTTTAGAGGagtcgtaaactgacacttggcagattaaaaaaaaaacatttttttaccttgATTCTATatgcaaaatcaaaaaaaaatatgatacaaacacaaaatatctccttgtggcaagaaccataaatgtaaggttatatgagttgcctagtgaaaatcgattggtgaaagttaAATGTGTGTCTAGCAATCGTCTTTGattagtagagtttttttttaaataacgtttGCAGCAAGAACTCGAGCATCACGCTGTCGGAGTTCAAGTGGATCTGGTGGATGGAGTACGCGCACCGCACGTGGGGCCGCGCCATCGGCGCCGCCGTGTTCGTGCCGGCGGCCTTTTTCTGGGCGCGCGGCTTGTTGGACCGCGGCATGAAGGCGCGCGTGGCGGCCTACTGCGCGCTCGTGGCCGCACAGGTGAGCGGGGCTTCTGCTGCTAATCAGCAGTTGCGAAATTTGCTTACTATACAATTggtgagtttcttaatgacaagactcacaagatagaataatgaatgttcaaatgtaaaatgtaaatttttgatgttggaaaaaagcaactgctgagtttcttgccggcttcttctcggtagaatctgcctttcgaaccggtggtagagtcacttcaaacagacagacttgacgtttcaaaagtgcttatattgggcctacataaatgaattttgaattgaagtGCTAGTGGCTGGACGGTAACCGCTGGGCACTAAGGTTCCTAGGCGACAGAATGCCGGTCTCGCACTGGTAGGCATAAGTTGGTAGCGTCTTCTAAGAAaacgcgtcccatcttaggccacagcTTTCTCTTTAAGATAGTGGTTTTCCTccgcatcctcaatgtcatatcagagcaatgtgatttgtattgttgcgctctgagtgaattcacaaggatcgcaatgtgggttattgtataattatgtatattatttttttttttataaaaagctacactatcgcttTAGCTTAAGTATtatgtaatgatagtgttagaataagaatataaataaataaaataaaatagtggagtttaaaaaaaacgtcaCATACGGTCACGTGAGACtgcaagggttaacttgtaggtAGGAATAAAATAAGATAGGGTATCGGTGTCAAGATGGTATTGAACTGTCACGCAGGGTCTCATGGGCTGGTACATGGTCAAGTCGGGCCTCGAGGACCGGTTCCAGGGCCCCAGCGACGTGCCGCGCGTGTCGCAGTACCGCCTGGCCGCGCACCTCAGCCTGGCCTTCATCCTGTACTCGGGGCTGCTGGCCGGAGCCCTGCGGGTGCTCCGCCCCTTCCCCGCCCGGGCCACCTTCCAGAGCATTAAAGAGTTGCGCAGCACGACTGCGTTCGCACACACTGTTAAGGCTATGGCGTTCTTCACTGCTGTGtcgggtaagtttttttttttacttgttttttgCATTGCCGTGCGAGATATTTTGAGATCACCTTTAATAATTCCCCTATCATCTAAGTAGTTGAGAGTCAGTACCTGGCtgtaggaaaaaaataataaatgaattaatgaaattatcgaattttgtatttaaatgatattttaataacttgaaacgcaataacttagaaaagtcggaggtgcgtgctgggattcgaattcggccccacgaaagtgaagccgagctcCTGCCCCACATTCCCACCTGAAAGAGAAAACCCATTGTTTACAAACGGAGCAAAATTTCGAACAACATGCAAGGCACACTTCTtataaagtgccgccctgtgtccatcaacgcGAGGAGCCTCATGTCTCTATAATCACAATGGCAACCACACTCTTCAGATCGGAGCACAGAAATGCGACACtagaaattagcatggcggtaACTTACCCAGAAGAGCTTCCCAAAAAACCTCTTCTCCTGCTGAGCTACTAAGTTTTGCTGGCAGGCGCCTTCGTGGCCGGCCTGGACGCGGGGCTGGTGTACAACTCGTTCCCCAAGATGGGCGAGCGCTGGGTGCCGGAAGACATCCTCGCCTTCTCGCCCGCGCTGCGCAACTTCACCGAGAACCCCACCACCGTGCAGTTCGACCACCGCGTGCTCGGCACCGCCACGCTGCTGGCCGCCAGCGCGCTGTGGCTGGCGGCGCGCGGGAAGCCGCTGTCGCCGGTGGCCAGGCGCGTGGCCAACGGCGTGGGCGCCATGGCTTGGCTTCAGGTCAGTACGCTTTGGTCCCTACTCACTTTTTCCCTATGGTCTATGTGCAGTGTCACATACGTAGATatcttaatatcatcatcatcataccaacctctcctcccaaaatgagaaggggttataggcatagtccaccacgttggacGAGTGCCGATTGGTAAACTTGACACGCCTTTatgaacgttatagagaactctcaggcgtgccgGTTTcttcacgttgttttccttcacagttgaagcaagtgatattttaataacgcacataaattagaaaagtcaGGTTAAGAGAAGTCCTAACAACTGGGGCAGTCACAGCTACACTCTCGTGATAACAATCTCTCACTCTCTTAATGACAAGAcactaaaaattacaaaaaacctttatattaaggcatttttaataaaagatgtTTGGGCTTTCTCAACTGTGCGTGTGTGCAGGTGGGTCTCGGCATCCTCACGCTGCTCCACTACGTGCCCACCCCGCTGGCCGCCGGCCACCAGTCGGGCTCGCTCGCGCTGCTCACGCTGGCCATCTGGCTCACGCACGAGATCAAGCTGCTCAAATATATTCCCAAGTGATGATCATTACGAGTCGATTGGTATATCTTATCACTTAAGAGTAAACTGTCAAGTACCACCACAGTGCTTTATATATGTAGTGAGTTAAAGTCAACTTCATTGTATACTCACTGAGAGTACCGgctctttgtatactcatagaAAGTATCGGCGCGCAAGCAAAGCCGTGCCGGCCTACCGCAGGCGTCGCGGACAGGTGAAAGATCTCCGCACTTTCCACACCGCGCCTATTAATTGCCTAGTCAAGCGGCTCAATTGACTCACTATGTTATAGTTTAGCACTATGCGACActtgtttaaacttattttgCAATAGCTGTTTAATATGCACGCTGTCATAATTAATTCGATACGGCGAAACATGGTTTGTATTGAAATACCGTTACCATCAATTTGACTACAATTTCAGGCTGTTTTTTAACCAATAACAAGGAGCCACGATTAATGtagcatttattaattatttgttattatcttAACTTAAGTAGTCTTTTGTATTAAGTTTCAGTGTAATTCCATTGAAACAGTATTAAAACATTGGTGTAGTTTAGTTTAGGTTTAAGCGAATAAATGAGGTtgttacaaataaaactttcattaaaCCTTACCCTATCTCCCCTTAACCCCTTTTTTGATAAACGTGGCGTGACGTCGCGATCTAATATTACTCATTGTTCCTAGGTCGCGACTTGGTATTTTGTCACACGTCAACTGACTGCGCTTATCAAACGTCAGAGCGTGACGGGACTCTTATACTTAACTtacgtttgtaaaataagttGCTGTGTACTTGACCCGTCGACACTTCGAGATGGAgtcaaaagaaaacaaataatataaattattcacaatgtgattttattggaaaatttaaaatgctatTATTGCTTACACACTCTTCCTATCGTTTATGTACAAAACTGAGACCTTCGGCCATGTATTACTATATTCCGGTGGCGTGCAGTGTTTGACCGCGGTAGGGCTTA from Pararge aegeria chromosome 15, ilParAegt1.1, whole genome shotgun sequence encodes the following:
- the LOC120629941 gene encoding cytochrome c oxidase assembly protein COX15 homolog, encoding MLSILHLSRCTHTLRSVPSKLLASHTSTHGQLASRQLITSTRCCKSNVAIRRGYKLSNLLKSNGIIARFCSSSPPPKTSKAVGYWLLGCSGMVVAAVVLGGVTRLTESGLSMVTWKLLGEQLPRTEEEWQTEFARYKEFPEYKYKNSSITLSEFKWIWWMEYAHRTWGRAIGAAVFVPAAFFWARGLLDRGMKARVAAYCALVAAQGLMGWYMVKSGLEDRFQGPSDVPRVSQYRLAAHLSLAFILYSGLLAGALRVLRPFPARATFQSIKELRSTTAFAHTVKAMAFFTAVSGAFVAGLDAGLVYNSFPKMGERWVPEDILAFSPALRNFTENPTTVQFDHRVLGTATLLAASALWLAARGKPLSPVARRVANGVGAMAWLQVGLGILTLLHYVPTPLAAGHQSGSLALLTLAIWLTHEIKLLKYIPK